The segment GATCTTCTGGACGATGAATTCGATGAGGAAGAAGAGGAACTGGAGACCGTCCTGTTTCAGGGAGCCACCGAAGGACGGGAAGTCGATTTGTCGGCTAATACCGGGCTGGTTCGCGCCGCGCTGATGCCGGTGAAAGAACTCATCTCGGATGCAATCGACCGCCGCTCAGAACGATTGGTAATCGAACCCCGCAAAGGAGGCTCGATTGTGCGTCTCGATATCGATGGCGTCGGTTTCGCCGGGGATCGATACCCTGGAAAACAGGCGTTAGGCGTCACGCAGATGATAAAGGTCCTTGCTGGCCTCGACTCCAAAGTTCGCAGTAAAAAACAGTCAGGCGGTATTAAAGCGCAGTTCATGGGAGTCCCCTATCGACTTTCCGTGGAATCGGTCCCAACCCAACTGGGGGCGGAACGAGTCATCGTTAAAATCCGGAATATGAAGGATCGGCTCGAGAGTACTGCTCAGCTCGGCTTCACCGACGAAATGCGCGAACAGATTCGCAAAATGACCAGCGACAATAACGGAATCTTCCTAGTCTGTGGGCCACCTGGTTCCGGTGTCACCAGGACATTGCATGGTTCGATTCTGTGTGTCGACCTGTACCTGAAGACGATTTTCAATCTACAGAAAGGTCTCAACTTAGAAGACGTTCCTGGATTGAGTAAATACGATTACCAGGATGAACTGGGCTTCGAAGAAAACATCGTTCGGGCACATCGTAAGGAAGCAGACGGCGCCATCGTTGACGCGGTTGATACTCCCGAAAAGGCGATGAATTACATCAAAAGCTGCCACAAAATGACCTTCTTCACCGAGCTATCCGCTCCGACAGCCGCTCACGGCCTTAAGAAGATGGTCGAACTCGTGGGAGACCCTAAACTGGTCGCCGAAAATGTGAAAGGGATTCTATGCCCCAAGCTGATTCGGAAGCTGCGGGATGACATCAAGGAAGCATACCGACCCAATCCCAAACTCGTACATCAACTGGGACTTCCTCCTGAAACCAACATTCTCTACCGTCCACCGACTGCTCCTGTGAACGAGGACGACGACGACGATGAAGAGGACGAACCCCTATATGAAGGTCTTCCCTACGAAGGCCGCACAGCGATTTACGAACTCATCGAAATGACGGACGAAATCAAAAGTCTGTTGATCTCCGGGGCAGATGCCAAACAGATCAGTCAGAAGGCAAAATCACTCGGAATGCTTAATCACCAACAGGGGGCGATGAATCTCGTTGCCCGTGGTGTGACATCACTCGAGGAGGTCCGTCGGGTTTTCAAAAGCTAAAACCAGGCGAGACAACGGCCTGATCCAGATCAGACAAACGCAGGGCAGAGGGGAATGTACTCCTTCGCCCTGCGTTTTTTTATTTCACTGAATGTTAAAATAGGGGTTATAAGTGAGGTTTTTCGTCTAGTAAACAGCTGAGGTTTGTAACGTTTCCATGTATTCTTCCGATTTTGCTGAAGCGAAGAGTTATACCGACCGATATAGCTAATATCCCATTTCCAGAAGCTTTGATTTCCCAAGGCGCAGATCCAGCGCCGCCTAATGGTCGTTCACCTGGAAACGGAATGTAAAAAATAGTTTCAAATCTGCAGACGACAGCTCTGCAGCCTGTGATTTGAAAAGGGTCACGGCAGGTTTAAAACGAATACCACTCATTGAATAAGTCGGGAAACTGAAATGAAGAACACAATGTGCAAATTGTCTGGATTAACTGCAGGTTTGATGGTTTGTACATTGGCCCTTTGCAGTACCGGTTGTCAGTCATGGATTGGCGGGCAGACTTTGCCGTCTCCTCACTATCTCACGGACGACATACAGTATTTTCCCAAAGGACCTGAGTTCCGTTTGACCAACACTGTGCGTCAACACGAAGAGTATCGCTTGCAGCAGGAAGCAATCGAAGCGGGTTTGACTGAGTAAATTTGTCTGAGTAACTCAGCGAAACCGAAATCGACCAATACAAAAAAAACGGCTGCAGAATAATATCTGCAGCCGTTTTTTATTGTCGTGAGCAAATGTCACATCAGGCAAATTCTTCCTGAGGAACTGATCCGCCGTTCTTGAGCGCCTCCCAGTCTTCCCATGAATAGAGAACTTCTCTCGCTTGGGAACCGTTGTAGTCACCTACAATACCATCTTCTGCCATATAGTCGATGAGTCGTGCACCACGACCATAACCGATGCCCAAGGCACGCTGCAGTAGCGAAACCGAACCTCGGCCTTCCCGGACAACAACTTCAATCGCTTGCTCATACAGGTCATCTCGTTTTCGCATTTCGTTGAGGTTTCCGGAACCCCCGCCCGATGCTCCCACGCGTGCCAGTTCTTCGCTGTACTGAGGGGCGTAATCGGAATAGAAGTCAATGATCGAATTCACTTCCTCGTCACTGACGAACGTTCCTTGAGCACGCACGATGTTACTCGTTCCCGGTGTCAGGTAAAGCATATCGCCGTTCCCCAATAGTCGCTCGGCACCCATCTCGTCGAGCACGACGCGAGAGTCAGTTCGGCTGGCCACCTGGAAAGAAATTCGAGCGGGCAAGTTCGATTTAATCAGACCCGTAATAACGTCGACCGTCGGTTTCTGCGTAGCAAGAACCAGGTGAATCCCGACTGCCCTCGACTTCTGAGCCAGACGGATAATATGGGCTTCGACCTCTTTACCCGATGTCATCATCATGTCCGCCATTTCGTCCGCAATGATGACGATATACGGCATCGTTTCCGGAATGGCTTCGGCTTCCTCAGAGTCAGGATCGAGTCCCATCTTTTCGAGAATCTTTTCTTTACCAAGTTTGTTGTACGAATCCAGATGTCGCACACCAACTCGGGCCAGCCAGTCGTAACGTTCTTCCATCTTATCGACCGCCCACGAGAGGACTGCTTCCGCTTTCTTCATGTCCGTGATCACGGGATGCATCAAGTGCGGTACCCGTTTATAAGGACTCAGCTCGACCATCTTTGGGTCAATCATCAACATCTTGACCTGTTCGGGAGAACGGGTCATCAGCATGGAAAGAATCAGAGTGTTCAAACAGACCGATTTACCTGTTCCCGTACGCCCGGCGATCAACAGGTGAGGCATCTTGGTCAGGTCGACTGCCAATGGGTGTCCAGTCACGTCTTTACCCAGGTAAACCGGAATGCGAAGCTGAGCAGTTTCTTCCGGCATCGATTCGATCAACTCTTTCAGTCGAACCATGACCTGTTTTTCATTCGGAACTTCGACTCCAACCGTATTCTTTCCAGGAATAGGAGATACAACACGTACGGCCGGAACACGCAACGCGATGGCAATGTCATCTTCCAAAGCGGCGACTTTGGAAACACGAAGACCAGCTTCCAGTTCAAGTTCGAATTGAGTGACCACCGGACCGGTGTCAATTTCGGAGACTTTGACATTCAGTCCAAACTGCTGGAAGGTTTTCTCCAATGTCTGAGCAGCCAATTGTGCCTTTTCCGCCAGAAGGTCATAAGGGAAGTCTTCCGGGTCTTCAAGTAATGACAGATCGGGAAGTTCATAGTCTTCGACGTAGTCGTACTGGTCCTCTTCCACACGACTTTCTGCACCAGTCACTTTAGAAGCTCTGTTCATCATGGGAGGATTGACTTTAATCGGCGCCCGGACAACCGGTTCTTCGTACTCATCTTCCTCTGCAGCTAATTCCTCATCTTCTTCCTGCTCCTCTAATTCTTCATCTTCCTCGTCTTCAGCGTTCAGCTCTTCCTCGACGGCGTCGGCTGATTCACGAGTGACGACCTTCGGAGCTTTCTTTTCTTCCTTCACTTCAGCTACATCTGACGAACTCCGCTTCCGTCTCAATGCTCGGAAGGGAAGCAGCAGCACATACAGTGGAAGAAGGACCAATTTCAGTGGTTTACGGATAAAGGCCAGGTCATTGGCGAGCATCTCACCCGCGATGAGGCAGGTCACCAGCAGCACAATCACGCCGTAAGGTCGAAACTCGTTTTCAGCGAGCGCCTTTCCCCACGCTCCCAAGTAACCACCACTACCCACAACCGGCCCCGGAGTGTGTGCTGGCAGATAAAGGGCAAACCCGATGCAGACGGCTGCCAGAATCAGCATGCGCCCGAGCAGTCGCCCTAGTGCATCTTGATATTCTTCTCGCGAAAAGAGCCGAAAGTCAGTCGCAACCAGCATTAAGAGGACGTAAAAAGCCCCGTACCCGAAACCGTTCAGCAGGGAATGGGACAGATGCGCGCCGATCGGGCCCCCCCAGTTAGTTAGTTCAGCGGGGGGAGGGTACACGATTGTTGAAGGGGGATCCTGAGGTGAGTACGTGACGAGACTCAACCCGAGAAAGCAAATTGCGGCTAGCAATCCGAGCGCGAGGAAGTCGGTTCCGAGCCGCTTGAGATTGAACATCATCGGACAGGAATCCTTGTGAGGAATGATCTAGGGTGAACGTGAGAACCCGAAACTTCTTGTCTCTGGTTAACCACTCGATCAAGCGTCAGTCAGTGTCCGCAAATATACCTGTATTCAGCAGAAAACCTGTCTGCCGCAGTTTCCCGGTGCAGCAGACAGGTTTCTGAATATCAGGCCGTCCGGCAGTTCTCCATCAGTTTTAAAACCAACTCAAACAGAGACGACTGGCTGACATGACTTCCAATGGGTGGGAACAGTGCCGTTCACTCTCTGTCGGAAAGCGTACGCGTTTTTCCCCGAAGACCTTAACCATTCCGGAAGTCGTTGATCAGGAGCTCGCACAAGTCGATGACTTGATTGATTCCACTCAAACCTATCACGTCGCCGACGGAATGCTTTGAAAAGCCGTGCTTGGGTAATCAGTTTTTTTATCACGGAGCGGCTAAGATCGTATTACGGCAAAGCGGCAAACTGGGGTGAGTTTGCGGGCAATAGATAAGTGCCTCGTTTGCTCATTCGATCTTGAGAGAATTCATCAAAACCCGATGAATATTAGCCCAGATCGCGGCTCGAATCCGGAAGATTCGTTTCGAGCCATTGGATCAGCTGGTTTGATATATCCTGCTTGGCTCCCGCCCACTTCATAATCGGATGACCGGTGTCATCGATCAACTCGATCTGATTGTCGAGGCTGCCAATCGCAGTGGGATGATTTAAAACTATCCAGTTGCAGTTTTTCGCACGCAGTTTCTGCAGAGCGTTCTCTCGTGCGTTCTGCGACTCCAATGCAAATCCCACGACCCAGCGGGAACCTTTGGCTGCGCCCAGTTGAGCAAGCACGTCGTCGGTCTCGATCATATCGATACTGATGGGGCCACCTGTTTTTGCAAGCTTTCCTTCAACTCGCTCACGAGGTTTGTAGTCACTGACAGCCGCAGCAGCGATAACGCCATCACAGTCAGGAAAGTGGGCAACGCTCGCGTCTCGCATTTCGTCGGTGGTCTCCACCGAATGGAACTCGCACCCCTCCGGTGGTTTCAGATCGACCGGGCCGCTCACCAGCACGACTTGATGCCCCTGAGTGAGAGCCGCTTGAGCCAGCGCATAACCCATGCGTCCGCTACTGGCATTGGAGAGATAGCGGACATCATCAATATATTCGCGGGTGGGACCGGCAGTAATCAGGATACGCATAACGGATTAAGGGAGGTGTGTGCGATTGTGGATAGGGAGACGTTCGAAGTGGCCGGGTGCCGTTTATGATTTAGAAGAATTGAGAGGCAGCAGTTCCTGGATCCGCTGGAAAATCTCGGGCGGCTCGGCCATTCGACCCGGGCCGATTTGTCCGCAACTCAGCCATCCACTTTCAGGCCCCACCAGATGGATGCCATCCTCCTGCAGCTGCTTAAGGTTTCGCTGAACTGGGGCCTTATTCCACATTTCTGTGTTCATTGCCGGCGCGAGGAGCAGGGGACAGGTGATCGTTAACGCTAATGTTGACAGCAGATCATCAGCGAGCCCCTGAGAGACTCGTCCCATATAATTTGCCGTCGCCGGTGCAACCACCATCAATTGAGCCCGCCGCGCGAGCTCAATATGCTCCCCAAGGTGATGATCGTGAGCGGGAAATAAGTGCGTGTAGACATGCCGCCCGGAAAGAGCTTCAAAGGTGGCAGGACCCATGAACCGGGTAGCCGATTCCGTCATCACGACCGTAAGGGCGTACCCAGCCTGAACCAGCTTACTGGCAAGATCAGCCGTTTTGTACGCGGCTATTCCTCCTGTTATGCCCAGCAAAATTTCAGGTTTCGACATGCCCCACCTTTAATCGTGAGCGTGTAATTACCGTGGTAGACCAGAACGAGATTGCCAGATTGACAACCGTGGGTGTTCCGAGTCTTTCTACATATCTTCGTCGGTCGGACCGGCGTCATCCAGCATTTGCAGAACATCGGGAGTCTCGTCCGAGGCGATGGCGACGTTCCCCGCTTCGTCGAGGAAGATTTTTTCTTGCAAGATTTCCTGGACGACAACCTGCATGAGATTTTTGGTGGGCAGTTCAACCAGTGGGCGTGCACCTCGATTCAACGCGACGACGCGTTTCTGGATAAGGGCGGTTAGCTTAAAACGACCGCCTACCTTTTTAATCATATCGTCATTCTTAAATTCATCCAGCATTAGCCAGTTACTCCTGTGCCACAAGGATTTGAGTGATTTCGTCTAAAGCTCGTTCCAGATCGTCATTGATTACCCGGTGTCGGTATTGATCTGCAAACGAGAGTTCGCGTCGGGCCGTCGCCAGACGTCGTTGTATGGTTTCTTCGTTTTCGGTTCCCCGATTTCGAAGTCGTTGTTCGTAAACATCTTCTGAAGGAGTTTTAAGGAAGATTGTAAGCGAATGCGGATAGCGTTCCATGACTTTCATAGCTCCCTCGACGTCGATTTCGAGAAATGCCCACGCATTCTGTCGTGCTGCCCGATCCACTTCCGTCCTCAGAGTGCCATAAATATAGCCCGTCTGAAAGACTTCCGCGTGCTCCAGAAACTCTTCCTGCTCTAACTTTTGATCAAACGTGTCACGATCGAGGAAATAATAATCGGCTTTGTCGACTTCATGCTCGCGTGGAGGACGTGTAGTGGCAGAGATCGATTTGACCAGATGAACCGGTTG is part of the Polystyrenella longa genome and harbors:
- a CDS encoding ATPase, T2SS/T4P/T4SS family, which encodes MIFRRKKKVDDDHEDDDLLDDEFDEEEEELETVLFQGATEGREVDLSANTGLVRAALMPVKELISDAIDRRSERLVIEPRKGGSIVRLDIDGVGFAGDRYPGKQALGVTQMIKVLAGLDSKVRSKKQSGGIKAQFMGVPYRLSVESVPTQLGAERVIVKIRNMKDRLESTAQLGFTDEMREQIRKMTSDNNGIFLVCGPPGSGVTRTLHGSILCVDLYLKTIFNLQKGLNLEDVPGLSKYDYQDELGFEENIVRAHRKEADGAIVDAVDTPEKAMNYIKSCHKMTFFTELSAPTAAHGLKKMVELVGDPKLVAENVKGILCPKLIRKLRDDIKEAYRPNPKLVHQLGLPPETNILYRPPTAPVNEDDDDDEEDEPLYEGLPYEGRTAIYELIEMTDEIKSLLISGADAKQISQKAKSLGMLNHQQGAMNLVARGVTSLEEVRRVFKS
- a CDS encoding DNA translocase FtsK, encoding MFNLKRLGTDFLALGLLAAICFLGLSLVTYSPQDPPSTIVYPPPAELTNWGGPIGAHLSHSLLNGFGYGAFYVLLMLVATDFRLFSREEYQDALGRLLGRMLILAAVCIGFALYLPAHTPGPVVGSGGYLGAWGKALAENEFRPYGVIVLLVTCLIAGEMLANDLAFIRKPLKLVLLPLYVLLLPFRALRRKRSSSDVAEVKEEKKAPKVVTRESADAVEEELNAEDEEDEELEEQEEDEELAAEEDEYEEPVVRAPIKVNPPMMNRASKVTGAESRVEEDQYDYVEDYELPDLSLLEDPEDFPYDLLAEKAQLAAQTLEKTFQQFGLNVKVSEIDTGPVVTQFELELEAGLRVSKVAALEDDIAIALRVPAVRVVSPIPGKNTVGVEVPNEKQVMVRLKELIESMPEETAQLRIPVYLGKDVTGHPLAVDLTKMPHLLIAGRTGTGKSVCLNTLILSMLMTRSPEQVKMLMIDPKMVELSPYKRVPHLMHPVITDMKKAEAVLSWAVDKMEERYDWLARVGVRHLDSYNKLGKEKILEKMGLDPDSEEAEAIPETMPYIVIIADEMADMMMTSGKEVEAHIIRLAQKSRAVGIHLVLATQKPTVDVITGLIKSNLPARISFQVASRTDSRVVLDEMGAERLLGNGDMLYLTPGTSNIVRAQGTFVSDEEVNSIIDFYSDYAPQYSEELARVGASGGGSGNLNEMRKRDDLYEQAIEVVVREGRGSVSLLQRALGIGYGRGARLIDYMAEDGIVGDYNGSQAREVLYSWEDWEALKNGGSVPQEEFA
- a CDS encoding phosphopantothenoylcysteine decarboxylase domain-containing protein, whose translation is MRILITAGPTREYIDDVRYLSNASSGRMGYALAQAALTQGHQVVLVSGPVDLKPPEGCEFHSVETTDEMRDASVAHFPDCDGVIAAAAVSDYKPRERVEGKLAKTGGPISIDMIETDDVLAQLGAAKGSRWVVGFALESQNARENALQKLRAKNCNWIVLNHPTAIGSLDNQIELIDDTGHPIMKWAGAKQDISNQLIQWLETNLPDSSRDLG
- a CDS encoding flavoprotein, with translation MSKPEILLGITGGIAAYKTADLASKLVQAGYALTVVMTESATRFMGPATFEALSGRHVYTHLFPAHDHHLGEHIELARRAQLMVVAPATANYMGRVSQGLADDLLSTLALTITCPLLLAPAMNTEMWNKAPVQRNLKQLQEDGIHLVGPESGWLSCGQIGPGRMAEPPEIFQRIQELLPLNSSKS
- a CDS encoding DNA-directed RNA polymerase subunit omega is translated as MLDEFKNDDMIKKVGGRFKLTALIQKRVVALNRGARPLVELPTKNLMQVVVQEILQEKIFLDEAGNVAIASDETPDVLQMLDDAGPTDEDM
- the gmk gene encoding guanylate kinase, with amino-acid sequence MVVSLHDITRTIKEITSVTESEGSLQEEPKILILSGPSGSGKTTIVNELMNRQPVHLVKSISATTRPPREHEVDKADYYFLDRDTFDQKLEQEEFLEHAEVFQTGYIYGTLRTEVDRAARQNAWAFLEIDVEGAMKVMERYPHSLTIFLKTPSEDVYEQRLRNRGTENEETIQRRLATARRELSFADQYRHRVINDDLERALDEITQILVAQE